The Synchiropus splendidus isolate RoL2022-P1 chromosome 1, RoL_Sspl_1.0, whole genome shotgun sequence genome includes a window with the following:
- the coq4 gene encoding ubiquinone biosynthesis protein COQ4 homolog, mitochondrial — protein sequence MLAGRPLLHSRSHILISKGVRVSSLHTSPRKRTDAWNGLYPGHIPTTAVQKALLAVGSGVAALQDPYRHDMVAVLGETTGHFALKKLRDRMRNDPEGYAVLTERPRIRLSTLDLEQMASLPEGTFGREYLRFLEDNHVTPDSRADVKFVDDEELAYVMQRYREVHDLLHTLLGMPTNMLGEVAVKWFEAAQTGLPMCALGAALGPLRLNLSRLQSLATVLGPWALQNGRRARCVLSIFYERRWDQSLEELRRELKIEPPPVTLGIRR from the exons GTGTTAGAGTGTCCAGTCTTCACACCAGTCCGAGAAAGAGGACAGACGCCTGGAATGGATTGTATCCTGGGCACATCCCGACCACAGCGGTCCAGAAAGCACTGTTGGCTGTCGGGTCTGGTGTTGCCGCTCTGCAAGACCCGTATAGACACG ACATGGTTGCAGTTCTGGGCGAGACAACTGGACACTTTGCACTGAAAAAGCTCAGGGACCGAATGAGGAACGACCCCGAAGGCTACGCTGTCTTAAC GGAGCGACCCAGGATTCGGCTTTCGACTCTGGACTTGGAACAGATGGCCTCTTTACCCGAGGGAACATTTGGACGGGAATATCTCCGTTTCCTGGAGGACAAC CACGTGACCCCCGACTCCCGAGCAGATGTGAAGTTTGTGGACGATGAAGAATTGGCCTATGTCATGCAGCGCTACAGAGAAGTCCACGATTTGTTGCACACCTTGCTGGGAATGCCCACCAACATGCTGG GCGAGGTGGCGGTGAAGTGGTTCGAGGCGGCGCAGACCGGACTTCCCATGTGTGCCCTGGGAGCTGCGCTGGGCCCTCTCCGGCTCAATCTCAG TCGTCTGCAGTCACTGGCTACTGTCCTGGGACCCTGGGCCTTACAGAACGGCCGGCGTGCGCGCTGCGTTCTCAGCATCTTCTATGAGCGCCGCTGGGATCAGAGCCTGGAGGAGCTCAGACGCGAGCTCAAAATCGAGCCGCCGCCTGTCACGCTTGGGATCCGCAGATGA